One genomic region from Argentina anserina chromosome 2, drPotAnse1.1, whole genome shotgun sequence encodes:
- the LOC126785328 gene encoding ubiquitin-like domain-containing protein CIP73 isoform X1: MANQYSNEGSGPSNISEETSDSTVEINVKTLESQIYSFQVDKNMIVSLFKEKIADQTGVPVGQQRLIFRGKVLKDDHPLSEYHLENGHTLHLVVRQPSQPQSSSGTSSAEPHTNTGNDGSGAPRARVGQISHSVVLGTFNVGDQGEAVAPDLSRVIGAVLNSIGLGNQAATNVTSNIQTTMPNNPGQSPQGNETGGSHGNATSQGQGGNNAESGQTFSSQPFQTLPQFLQTPFAAGASPFPSLNTSIPDALNTLIVFMNRMEQALSQNGVYQQNISATNPGDLPRVNLPSNAQGLPTPEALGIVLRNAERLLSSHAASALSHIAGRLEQEGASADPDARGQIQTESAQVGLAMQHLGALLLELGRTIWTLRMGQSPGEAVVNAGPAVYISPSGPNPIMVQPIPYQTSSPFGASVPLSNPMNFGPVGVGSAPRNVNIHIHAGTSLSALAARGSNGEGMQAENRDGTGSRDSGAARVLPVRNVIATTLPSSQTGTAISSASLPGSGASVPRPPSDSSLSSIMAELSSQIRNVVGNIQGNDVVQSGQAVPHGQNSSTGIGSRNNTGDEQLSNSDVNGDQQSNASLLPGCTSESEVQKASESVPSLRDDSKFQTRDSLSSRQHPMPSGDDKGNASQSAAKQDMTEGVKAVPLGLGLGMLERKKVGRQQKTPQKKSDSGTSSSSNQNQQVTSGQQLLQSLATRSTAGSRLSTSDTPARQAAPTVGQVRDGRSLGVQGPGGQVDMGTVMSQVLQSPALNGLLSGVSEQTGVGSPDALRNMLQNFTQSPQMMNAVNQITEQVDTQDVGNLFAGLGGGQVGGIDMSRMFQQMMPIVSRALGAGSSPAQPLPVMGTESHSLYNERNLTRDDNEIDLQQVVQRIEQLNAPEHVFQAVVENSVQLSARGSSPQELVDELCSDEGLSTEYAEILRRDIRRRLEGASRQDKC, from the exons ATGGCAAATCAGTACTCAAATGAAGGCTCTGGTCCCAGCAACATTTCTGAGGAAACTTCTGATTCAACTGTTGAGATCAATGTCAAAACTCTAGAGTCACAGATATATAGTTTTCAAGTGGATAAAAAT ATGATAGTGTCCTTgttcaaagaaaaaatagcTGATCAAACGGGTGTCCCAGTTGGTCAGCAGCGGTTGATTTTCAGGGGCAAGGTTCTAAAGGATGATCATCCCCTTTCTGAATATC ATTTGGAAAACGGCCATACATTGCACTTAGTTGTGAGGCAGCCATCCCAGCCACAAAGTTCATCTGGTACTAGTTCTGCTGAGCCTCACACTAATACTG GAAATGATGGTAGTGGGGCTCCTCGTGCTCGCGTGGGGCAGATTTCACACAGTGTAGTACTTGGAACATTCAATGTTGGAGATCAAGGTGAAGCTGTGGCACCAGACCTTAGTCGG gTTATTGGGGCAGTTTTGAATTCTATTGGACTTGGCAACCAAGCTGCAACTAATGTTACAAGCAACATACAGACTACTATG CCAAATAATCCTGGTCAGTCTCCTCAAGGAAATGAAACAGGAGGGTCACATGGTAATGCAACTAGTCAGGGTCAAGGAGGAAATAATGCAGAGTCTGGGCAGACATTTTCTTCTCAGCCATTTCAAACATTGCCTCAATTTCTGCAAACTCCCTTTGCTGCTGGAGCATCTCCCTTCCCTTCACTAAATACG TCAATTCCAGATGCTTTGAACACTCTCATTGTGTTTATGAACCGCATGGAGCAGGCATTATCACAAAATGGAG TCTACCAACAAAATATATCAGCCACAAACCCGGGAGACCTACCAAGGGTGAACTTACCTTCCAATGCTCAGGGGTTGCCCACGCCTGAAGCCTTGGGCATTGTTCTTCGTAATGCAGAACGACTTCTCAGCAGTCATGCTGCTTCTGCACTATCT CACATTGCAGGGCGCTTGGAACAAGAGGGAGCATCTGCTGATCCTGATGCAAGGGGACAAATTCAGACGGAGTCTGCTCAAGTAGGACTTGCCATGCAACATCTAGGTGCTCTTCTTCTTGAGCTGGGCCGAACAATTTGGACACTCCGCATGGGACAATCTCCT GGAGAAGCAGTTGTGAATGCTGGGCCAGCAGTTTATATTTCCCCGTCAGGGCCTAATCCCATAATGGTGCAG CCTATTCCTTATCAAACAAGTTCCCCTTTCGGTGCTTCTGTACCCTTGTCAAATCCTATGAATTTCGGTCCTGTTGGCGTTGGAAGTGCTCCAAGGAATGTAAACATTCATATACATGCTG GTACCTCACTCTCTGCACTTGCTGCCAGGGGAAGTAATGGGGAAGGGATGCAGGCAGAAAATCGTGATGGCACTGGATCTAGGGATTCAGGCGCAGCACGTGTGCTGCCAGTGAGAAATGTCATTGCAACCACTCTCCCATCATCCCAAACTGGTACTGCAATTTCCAGTGCTTCACTGCCTGGTTCAGGTGCATCTGTTCCACGACCGCCTTCAGACTCCTCTCTTTCATCTATTATGGCTGAACTTAGTTCACAGATAAGAAATGTTGTGGGCAATATTCAAGGAAATGATGTGGTTCAATCAG GTCAAGCTGTGCCCCATGGTCAAAACTCATCTACTGGAATTGGATCACGTAATAATACAGGGGATGAGCAGCTCAGTAATTCAGATGTTAATGGGGATCAGCAATCTAATGCATCTCTTCTACCTGGTTGCACATCTGAAAGTGAAGTTCAGAAG GCTTCAGAAAGTGTACCTTCCTTGAGAGatgattcaaaatttcaaaccaGAGATTCTCTTTCAAGTAGACAACATCCAATGCCATCTGGAGATGACAAAGGAAATGCTTCACAATCTGCTGCAAAACAGGATATGACCGAGGGTGTAAAAGCAGTTCCACTTGGATTAGGACTTGGAATGTTGGAACGTAAG AAAGTAGGCAGGCAGCAGAAGACTCCTCAGAAGAAAAGTGATAGTGGAACGAGCTCTTCCTCCAATCAGAATCAGCAAGTCACAAGTGGCCAACAACTTTTGCAGTCTCTTGCAACACGTAGTACTGCTGGAAGTAGATTGAGCACAAGTGATACTCCAGCAAGGCAAGCAGCCCCCACTGTTGGGCAGGTTAGAGATGGTAGATCATTGGGAGTGCAAGGTCCTGGTGGCCAAGTTGATATGGGAACTGTGATGTCTCAGGTCTTGCAGAGTCCTGCCTTAAATGGTCTGTTGTCAGGTGTTTCGGAACAAACTGGGGTTGGTTCTCCTGATGCTCTGAGGAATATGTTGCAGAACTTTACACAGAGTCCGCAGATGATGAATGCTGTCAATCAGATTACTGAACAGGTTGACACCCAAGATGTTGGAAACTTGTTTGCTGGGCTTGGAGGAGGCCAAGTTGGTGGAATTGATATGTCGAGGATGTTCCAACAGATGATGCCTATTGTATCTCGTGCCCTAGGGGCAGGGTCTTCTCCCGCTCAGCCACTCCCTGTCATGGGAACTGAATCTCATTCACTGTACAATGAGAGGAATCTCACCAGAGATGATAATGAG ATTGACCTCCAACAAGTCGTCCAAAGGATAGAGCAGCTGAATGCACCGGAACATGTTTTTCAAGCTGTAGTTGAAAATTCAGTTCAGCTATCTGCCAGAGGAAGCAGTCCACAAGAACTTGTGGATGAGTTGTGCAGCGATGAGGGCCTCTCTACT GAATACGCTGAGATCTTACGGAGGGATATACGTCGAAGACTTGAGGGTGCATCGCGGCAGGACAAGTGCTAA
- the LOC126785329 gene encoding cytoplasmic tRNA 2-thiolation protein 1 isoform X1, protein MEDSATGKPKKSGPRLCCICNQKRAALKRPKTLEQICRECFYEVFEEEIHQVIVENQLFKRGERIGIGASGGKDSTVLAYVLSELNKRHDYGLDLFLLSVDEGITGYRDDSLETVKRNEMQYGLPLKIVSYKDLYGWTMDEIVKMIGLKNNCTFCGVFRRQALDRGAALLKVDKLATGHNADDIAETVLLNILRGDIARLGRCTSIVTGEDGPIPRCKPFKYTYEKEIVMYAYFKRLDYFSTECIYSPNAYRGFAREFIKDLERIRPRAILDIIKSGEDFRISTHTKMPEQGTCERCGYISSQKWCKACVLLEGLNKGLPKLGIGRNQGIINNQKKDMKQSNGTKSIESKQCGTLDF, encoded by the exons ATGGAAGACTCGGCTACCGGAAAGCCGAAGAAGTCAGGGCCGCGCCTGTGCTGCATCTGTAATCAGAAAAGAGCTGCTCTCAAGAGGCCCAAAACCCTAGAACAG ATTTGCAGGGAGTGTTTCTATGAGGTATTTGAGGAGGAGATTCATCAGGTGATTGTGGAAAACCAGCTGTTTAAGCGCGGTGAGCGAATTGGCATTGGTGCCTCTGGCGGAAAAG ATTCCACAGTTCTTGCGTATGTCTTGTCTGAATTAAATAAGCGGCACGATTATGGGTTGGATCTCTTCCTGTTGTCTGTGGATGAGGGCATTACTGGCTACAGGGACGATTCGCTGGAAACTGtcaaaagaaatgaaatgcAG TATGGATTGCCGTTGAAGATTGTCTCGTACAAGGATTTGTATGGGTGGACGATGgatgaaatagtaaagatgatTGGTCTCAAGAATAATTGCACTTTTTGTGGTGTGTTTCGTCGTCAG GCCCTTGATCGTGGTGCAGCATTGTTGAAAGTAGACAAGCTTGCTACTGGACATAATGCTGATGATATAGCTGAGACAGTTCTATTGAACATATTACGTGGTGATATTGCAAG ATTGGGCAGATGCACCTCAATTGTCACTGGTGAAGATGGACCGATTCCAAGATGCAAACCTTTTAAATACACCTATGAGAAGGAGATTGTTAT GTATGCATACTTCAAGAGGCTGGATTACTTCTCCACtgaat GCATTTATTCACCAAATGCTTATCGTGGATTTGCCCGTGAGTTCATCAAAGATTTGGAAAGAATCAG ACCTAGGGCCATACTTGACATAATCAAATCAGGGGAGGATTTCAGAATTTCTACTCATACAAAAATGCCAGAACAGGGAACTTGTGAACGCTGTGGTTACATTTCAAGCCAG AAATGGTGCAAGGCTTGTGTTTTACTTGAAGGCCTGAATAAGGGCTTGCCAAAGCTAGGAATTGGTCGGAATCAAGGAATCATTAACAATCAGAAGAAGGATATGAAACAAAGTAATGGAACAAAAAGTATTGAGAGCAAACAATGTGGGACTTTGGACTTCTGA
- the LOC126785329 gene encoding cytoplasmic tRNA 2-thiolation protein 1 isoform X2: MQYGLPLKIVSYKDLYGWTMDEIVKMIGLKNNCTFCGVFRRQALDRGAALLKVDKLATGHNADDIAETVLLNILRGDIARLGRCTSIVTGEDGPIPRCKPFKYTYEKEIVMYAYFKRLDYFSTECIYSPNAYRGFAREFIKDLERIRPRAILDIIKSGEDFRISTHTKMPEQGTCERCGYISSQKWCKACVLLEGLNKGLPKLGIGRNQGIINNQKKDMKQSNGTKSIESKQCGTLDF; encoded by the exons atgcAG TATGGATTGCCGTTGAAGATTGTCTCGTACAAGGATTTGTATGGGTGGACGATGgatgaaatagtaaagatgatTGGTCTCAAGAATAATTGCACTTTTTGTGGTGTGTTTCGTCGTCAG GCCCTTGATCGTGGTGCAGCATTGTTGAAAGTAGACAAGCTTGCTACTGGACATAATGCTGATGATATAGCTGAGACAGTTCTATTGAACATATTACGTGGTGATATTGCAAG ATTGGGCAGATGCACCTCAATTGTCACTGGTGAAGATGGACCGATTCCAAGATGCAAACCTTTTAAATACACCTATGAGAAGGAGATTGTTAT GTATGCATACTTCAAGAGGCTGGATTACTTCTCCACtgaat GCATTTATTCACCAAATGCTTATCGTGGATTTGCCCGTGAGTTCATCAAAGATTTGGAAAGAATCAG ACCTAGGGCCATACTTGACATAATCAAATCAGGGGAGGATTTCAGAATTTCTACTCATACAAAAATGCCAGAACAGGGAACTTGTGAACGCTGTGGTTACATTTCAAGCCAG AAATGGTGCAAGGCTTGTGTTTTACTTGAAGGCCTGAATAAGGGCTTGCCAAAGCTAGGAATTGGTCGGAATCAAGGAATCATTAACAATCAGAAGAAGGATATGAAACAAAGTAATGGAACAAAAAGTATTGAGAGCAAACAATGTGGGACTTTGGACTTCTGA